A DNA window from Castanea sativa cultivar Marrone di Chiusa Pesio chromosome 7, ASM4071231v1 contains the following coding sequences:
- the LOC142642299 gene encoding uncharacterized protein LOC142642299, which translates to MNAAFRRNATITRLLQSHHHPIIDPTGAPILLRTQAQHSKAYFRAPDFIRRSTREYEHSSSSLFSSRFSSSSSSSSSSFCSSKIWLVDWYLGLIKSRPVLTKSITSSLIYIAADLSSQTIALPSSGSYDFLRTLRMAGYGMVILGPTLHFWFNFMSMLFPKRDLFSTLKKMVMGQALYGPAMTVVFFSVNAFLQGENITEVAARLKRDLLPTMINGAMYWPICDFITFRFIPVQLQPLVSNSFSYLWTVYMTYMASLEKATTSPSRLTQ; encoded by the exons ATGAACGCCGCTTTCAGGAGAAATGCTACCATAACCCGCCTGCTACAGAGCCACCACCACCCGATCATCGATCCGACCGGAGCTCCGATACTTCTGCGCACCCAGGCGCAGCACTCCAAAGCGTATTTCCGGGCACCCGATTTCATCAGGAGATCAACCCGAGAGTACGAGCACTCTTCTTCGTCTCTGTTCTCCTCGcgcttctcttcttcttcttcctcttcttcttcttctttttgttcttcgAAAATCTGGTTGGTGGATTGGTACTTGGGTTTGATCAAGTCTAGGCCAGTCTTAACGAAAAGTATCACTTCCTCGCTTATTTACATAGCCGCTGACCTTTCCTCTCAG ACAATTGCGCTGCCTTCTTCTGGATCTTATGATTTTTTGAGGACACTACGCATGGCTGGATATGGTATGGTAATTTTAGGACCAACTCTACATTTTTGGTTCAACTTCATGTCAATGCTCTTTCCAAAGCGAGATCTATTCTCTACATTGAAGAAAATGGTCATGGGGCAGGCACTATATGGACCTGCAATGACTGTTGTTTTCTTCTCTGTGAATGCATTTTTACAAG GTGAAAACATTACTGAGGTTGCTGCCCGATTAAAGCGAGACTTACTCCCTACTATGATCAATGGTGCAATGTATTGGCCCATATGTGATTTTATAACATTCAGATTCATCCCTGTCCAATTACAA CCATTGGTGAGCAATTCATTTTCATATCTGTGGACGGTTTATATGACATACATGGCAAGCCTAGAGAAAGCGACCACAAGTCCTAGCAGATTGACTCAATAA